Proteins from one Salmonella bongori NCTC 12419 genomic window:
- the lptF gene encoding LPS export ABC transporter permease LptF, translated as MIIIRYLVRETLKSQLAILFILLLIFFCQKLVRILGAAVDGDIPANLVLSLLGLGVPEMAQLILPLSLFLGLLMTLGKLYTESEITVMHACGLSKAVLVKAAMVLALFTGILAAVNVMWAGPWSSKHQDEVLAEAKANPGMAALAQGQFQQATNGSSVLFIESVDGSDFHDVFLAQIRPKGNARPSVVVADSGHLTQLRDGSQVVTLNKGTRFEGTALLRDFRITDFQNYQAIIGHQAVALDPNDTDQMDMRTLWNTDNDRARAELHWRITLVFTVFMMALMVVPLSVVNPRQGRVLSMLPAMLLYLLFFLIQTSIKSNGGKGKLDPVIWMWAVNLIYLALAIGLNLWDTVPVRRLRARFLRKGAV; from the coding sequence GTGATAATCATAAGATATCTGGTGCGGGAGACGCTCAAAAGCCAGCTGGCGATACTTTTCATCTTACTTTTGATCTTCTTTTGTCAAAAGTTAGTGAGGATCCTCGGCGCGGCGGTTGACGGCGATATTCCCGCAAATCTGGTGCTCTCGCTTCTGGGGCTGGGCGTACCCGAAATGGCGCAGCTCATCCTGCCATTAAGTCTGTTCCTCGGGCTTCTGATGACGCTGGGTAAACTTTATACCGAAAGTGAAATTACGGTCATGCACGCCTGCGGGTTGAGTAAAGCCGTACTGGTAAAGGCTGCCATGGTGCTGGCGTTATTTACCGGTATCCTTGCAGCGGTAAACGTGATGTGGGCTGGCCCGTGGTCGTCAAAACATCAGGATGAAGTGCTGGCGGAGGCAAAAGCGAACCCAGGTATGGCGGCGCTGGCGCAGGGGCAATTCCAGCAAGCGACCAACGGCAGTTCGGTACTGTTTATTGAAAGCGTTGACGGCAGTGATTTTCACGATGTTTTTCTGGCGCAAATTCGCCCGAAAGGTAATGCTCGTCCTTCGGTCGTGGTGGCCGATTCCGGACATTTGACCCAATTGCGGGATGGTTCTCAGGTTGTCACGTTAAACAAAGGGACGCGCTTTGAGGGGACCGCGTTGCTGCGCGATTTTCGTATCACTGACTTCCAGAACTACCAGGCGATTATTGGCCATCAGGCCGTGGCGCTGGATCCGAACGATACTGACCAGATGGACATGCGCACGTTGTGGAATACCGACAACGATCGCGCCCGCGCCGAACTGCACTGGCGGATCACGTTAGTATTCACTGTGTTTATGATGGCGCTCATGGTCGTGCCGCTCAGCGTGGTGAACCCACGTCAGGGGCGAGTCTTGTCTATGCTGCCAGCCATGCTGCTTTATCTGCTGTTCTTCCTGATTCAGACGTCCATTAAATCAAATGGTGGTAAAGGGAAACTGGATCCGGTTATCTGGATGTGGGCGGTAAACCTGATCTATCTGGCATTGGCGATTGGTTTGAACCTGTGGGATACGGTGCCAGTCCGCCGCCTGCGTGCCCGTTTTCTGCGTAAAGGAGCGGTATAA
- the holC gene encoding DNA polymerase III subunit chi produces MKNATFYLLDNDTTVEDLSAVEQLVCEITAERWRTGKRVLIACEDEQQAIRLDEALWARPAESFVPHNLAGEGPRGGAPVEIAWPQKRNSSPRDLLISLRVGFADFATAFTEVIDFVPYEENLKQLARERYKAYRVAGFNLNTATWK; encoded by the coding sequence ATGAAGAATGCAACGTTCTATCTTCTGGACAATGACACTACCGTCGAGGACTTAAGCGCCGTCGAGCAATTGGTATGTGAAATTACCGCAGAACGGTGGCGCACAGGCAAGCGCGTGTTGATCGCCTGCGAAGACGAGCAGCAGGCCATTCGACTGGATGAAGCGCTGTGGGCGAGACCGGCGGAAAGTTTTGTCCCGCACAATCTGGCAGGCGAAGGCCCACGCGGCGGCGCGCCGGTGGAAATCGCCTGGCCGCAAAAACGCAACAGCAGCCCACGCGATTTACTAATCAGCCTGCGCGTCGGCTTTGCAGATTTTGCCACCGCTTTCACAGAAGTGATAGACTTCGTCCCTTACGAAGAAAATTTGAAACAACTGGCGCGCGAACGCTACAAAGCCTACCGCGTGGCTGGTTTTAACCTGAATACGGCAACCTGGAAATAA
- the pepA gene encoding leucyl aminopeptidase encodes MEFSVKSGSPEKQRSACIVVGVFEPRRLSPIAEQLDKISDGYISALLRRGELEGKPGQTLLLHHVPNVLSERILLIGCGKERELDERQYKQVIQKTINTLNDTGSMEAVCFLTELHVKGRNNYWKVRQAVETAKETLYSFDQLKTNKSEPRRPLRKMVFNVPTRRELTSGERAIQHGLAIAAGIKAAKDLGNMPPNICNAAYLASQARQLADSYSTNVITRVIGEQQMRELGMNAYLAVGHGSQNESLMSVIEYKGNSSEEARPIVLVGKGLTFDSGGISIKPSEGMDEMKYDMCGAAAVYGVMRMVAELQLPINVIGVLAGCENMPGGRAYRPGDVLTTMSGQTVEVLNTDAEGRLVLCDVLTYVERFEPEAVIDVATLTGACVIALGHHITGLMSNHNPLAHELIGASEQAGDRAWRLPLGDEYQEQLESNFADMANIGGRPGGAITAGCFLSRFTRKYNWAHLDIAGTAWRSGKAKGATGRPVALLAQFLLNRAGFNGEE; translated from the coding sequence ATGGAGTTCAGTGTAAAAAGCGGTAGCCCGGAGAAACAGCGGAGTGCCTGCATTGTCGTGGGCGTCTTTGAACCGCGTCGCCTTTCTCCGATTGCAGAACAGCTCGACAAAATTAGCGACGGATACATCAGCGCATTGCTGCGTCGCGGCGAACTGGAAGGAAAACCGGGGCAGACTCTGTTGCTGCACCATGTTCCTAACGTTCTGTCCGAGCGAATCCTCCTCATTGGTTGCGGCAAAGAGCGCGAGCTTGATGAACGTCAGTATAAGCAGGTTATTCAGAAAACGATAAATACTCTGAATGATACTGGCTCAATGGAAGCGGTCTGTTTCCTGACCGAACTACACGTCAAAGGCCGCAACAACTACTGGAAAGTGCGACAGGCCGTCGAAACGGCCAAAGAGACGCTATATAGTTTTGATCAACTCAAGACCAACAAAAGCGAGCCTCGCCGCCCGCTGCGTAAGATGGTCTTTAACGTGCCGACCCGCCGTGAGCTCACCAGCGGCGAACGCGCTATTCAGCACGGTCTGGCGATTGCCGCCGGTATTAAAGCGGCGAAAGATCTCGGCAACATGCCGCCCAATATCTGTAACGCCGCCTACCTGGCGTCGCAGGCGCGTCAGTTAGCCGACAGCTACAGCACAAATGTCATTACCCGCGTGATTGGCGAACAGCAGATGCGTGAACTGGGAATGAATGCTTATCTGGCGGTGGGCCACGGTTCGCAGAACGAGTCGCTGATGTCGGTTATCGAGTACAAAGGCAACTCGTCTGAGGAGGCGCGCCCGATCGTGCTGGTCGGTAAAGGCCTGACCTTCGACTCCGGCGGCATCTCAATCAAGCCATCTGAGGGGATGGACGAGATGAAGTACGACATGTGTGGCGCAGCGGCAGTCTATGGCGTAATGCGGATGGTCGCAGAGCTGCAACTGCCGATTAACGTCATTGGCGTACTGGCGGGCTGTGAAAACATGCCGGGTGGCCGCGCGTATCGTCCAGGTGACGTGCTGACCACGATGTCCGGACAGACCGTTGAAGTGCTGAACACTGACGCCGAAGGCCGTCTGGTCTTGTGCGATGTGTTAACCTACGTCGAGCGTTTCGAGCCGGAAGCGGTCATTGACGTCGCCACGCTGACTGGCGCCTGCGTGATTGCGCTGGGCCATCACATCACTGGCCTGATGTCGAACCACAACCCGCTGGCGCATGAGCTGATCGGCGCCTCCGAGCAGGCGGGTGACCGCGCGTGGCGGCTGCCATTAGGCGATGAGTACCAGGAGCAGCTGGAATCCAATTTTGCCGATATGGCCAACATCGGCGGACGTCCTGGCGGCGCGATTACCGCAGGTTGCTTCCTGTCGCGCTTTACCCGTAAGTACAACTGGGCGCACCTGGACATTGCCGGTACTGCCTGGCGCTCCGGAAAAGCGAAAGGCGCAACAGGTCGTCCGGTAGCGCTACTGGCGCAGTTCCTGCTCAATCGTGCTGGTTTTAACGGCGAAGAGTAA
- the lptG gene encoding LPS export ABC transporter permease LptG, producing MQPFGVLDRYIGKTIFTTIMMTLFMLVSLSGIIKFVDQLKKAGQGNYDALGAGMYTLLSVPKDIQIFFPMAALLGALLGLGMLAQRSELVVMQASGFTRMQVALSVMKTAIPLVLLTMAIGEWVAPQGEQMARNYRAQAMYGGSLLSTQQGLWAKDGNNFVYIERVKGDEELAGISIYAFNDQRRLQSVRYAASAKFDPEHKVWRLSQVDESDLQNPKQITGSQTVSGTWKTNLTPDKLGVVALDPDALSISGLHNYVKYLKSSGQDAGRYQLNMWSKIFQPLSVAVMMLMALSFIFGPLRSVPMGVRVVTGISFGFVFYVLDQIFGPLTLVYGIPPIVGALLPSASFFLISLWLMLRKS from the coding sequence ATGCAGCCATTTGGTGTACTTGACCGCTATATCGGTAAAACCATTTTTACCACCATCATGATGACGTTGTTCATGCTGGTGTCGCTCTCCGGCATTATCAAGTTTGTCGATCAGCTGAAAAAAGCGGGGCAGGGTAACTACGACGCGCTGGGCGCGGGTATGTACACCCTGCTCAGCGTACCTAAGGATATCCAGATCTTCTTTCCTATGGCGGCGCTGCTTGGTGCGCTGCTGGGACTGGGGATGCTGGCGCAGCGTAGCGAACTGGTGGTGATGCAGGCATCGGGTTTCACCCGTATGCAGGTGGCGCTGTCGGTGATGAAAACGGCTATCCCTCTGGTGCTGTTAACCATGGCGATAGGCGAATGGGTCGCCCCGCAGGGCGAGCAGATGGCGCGTAACTATCGTGCGCAGGCGATGTACGGGGGATCGCTGCTTTCCACCCAACAAGGTCTGTGGGCCAAAGACGGGAATAACTTTGTCTACATTGAGCGGGTGAAGGGCGACGAAGAGCTGGCCGGTATTAGTATTTACGCGTTTAACGATCAGCGTCGTTTACAGTCGGTACGTTACGCCGCTTCGGCAAAATTCGATCCGGAGCATAAGGTCTGGCGTTTGTCGCAGGTGGATGAGTCCGATCTGCAAAACCCGAAACAGATCACCGGTTCGCAGACGGTGAGCGGCACCTGGAAAACGAACCTGACGCCGGATAAGTTAGGCGTGGTAGCGCTGGACCCGGATGCGCTTTCCATCAGCGGTCTGCATAACTATGTTAAATATCTGAAATCGAGCGGTCAGGACGCCGGACGTTATCAGCTCAATATGTGGAGTAAAATCTTCCAGCCGCTCTCCGTGGCGGTGATGATGCTGATGGCGCTGTCGTTTATCTTTGGACCGCTACGCAGCGTACCGATGGGCGTGCGTGTGGTGACGGGGATTAGCTTTGGCTTCGTCTTCTACGTCCTCGACCAGATTTTTGGCCCGTTGACGCTGGTTTACGGCATTCCGCCTATTGTTGGCGCGCTGTTGCCGAGCGCGTCTTTCTTCCTGATTAGCCTATGGCTAATGCTACGTAAGTCGTAA
- the idnR gene encoding DNA-binding transcriptional regulator IdnR, with product MRNHRISLQDIATLAGVTKMTVSRYIRSPKKVARETGERIAQIMEEINYIPNRAPAMLLNAQSYTLGVLIPSFQNQLFADILAGIESVTSGHNYQTLIANYNYNRDSEEESVINLLSYNIDGIILSEKYHTLRTVKFLRSATLPIVELMDIQGDRLDMEVGFDNRQAAFDMVSTMLDKRQRRKILYLGSKDDIRDEQRYHGYCDAMTRRGLAPLRINPRAISSIHLGIQLMRDALTAHPDVDGVFCTNDDIAMGALLWCRERQLAVPEQISIAGFHGLEMGRQMIPSLASVITPRFEIGRRAAQMLLNKIKNNDLNHNTIDLGYQIYHGNTL from the coding sequence CAGGCGTGACAAAAATGACGGTGAGCCGTTACATCCGCTCGCCGAAAAAAGTCGCCAGGGAAACCGGCGAGCGTATTGCGCAGATCATGGAGGAAATTAACTACATACCAAATCGCGCGCCTGCTATGCTGTTAAACGCGCAAAGTTACACTCTGGGCGTGCTGATCCCCTCTTTCCAGAACCAGTTGTTTGCCGACATTCTTGCCGGGATTGAATCCGTAACGTCGGGTCATAACTACCAAACTCTCATTGCGAATTACAATTACAATCGCGATTCGGAAGAAGAGTCCGTTATCAATTTACTGTCTTACAATATCGACGGCATTATTCTTTCAGAAAAATATCATACGCTCAGAACCGTCAAATTCCTGCGCTCAGCTACCCTTCCGATTGTAGAACTCATGGATATCCAGGGCGATCGCTTAGATATGGAGGTGGGGTTTGATAACCGTCAGGCCGCCTTTGATATGGTCAGCACCATGCTGGATAAACGCCAGCGGCGGAAAATCCTCTATCTGGGTTCAAAAGACGATATCCGTGATGAGCAGCGTTATCATGGCTACTGCGATGCGATGACGCGCCGGGGGCTGGCGCCGTTGCGCATCAATCCCCGCGCTATCTCCTCTATCCATCTGGGGATACAGCTAATGCGTGATGCGCTTACTGCACACCCGGACGTAGATGGCGTCTTTTGTACTAACGACGATATCGCAATGGGCGCTCTACTGTGGTGCCGCGAGCGTCAACTGGCCGTACCGGAGCAGATCTCCATCGCCGGCTTCCACGGTCTGGAGATGGGCAGGCAAATGATACCGAGCCTCGCCAGCGTAATTACCCCTCGTTTTGAGATCGGTCGCAGAGCAGCGCAGATGTTGCTCAACAAAATTAAAAATAACGATCTCAACCATAATACGATTGATTTGGGTTATCAGATTTATCACGGCAACACATTATAA